The DNA window GCCGTTGAACCTGGTTCAGCGGGTGTTCTGCCGCAGCCATTTGTTCCAGGCGGCCTCGCTGCCGTTGAAGACGTTGATGTCGGACTTGCCGGTCATGCCCGGAACGATGCCGGTGCCGGTGTACTGCCAGAAGGTGAAGGGATGGCTGCCATACTTCTCGCGCGGGTGGCCGGCGACGGAGCGTAGCCAGTAGGGGTAACCGCGGAAGCTCGAGAGCTCGTTGTCGTCGAAGAAATCGACCGAGGTGTAGATGATCGGCTTCTTGCCGTAGTGCCGCTCGACGATTTCGAGGAAGGTGGTCATTTCCGCGCGCACCGTGGCCGGGTCGGGTCGTAACCTGCAGGTCGGGGATTTCGGGTTCCATTCCATGTCGAGCACCGGCGGCATGGCGGATCGGTCGACGGGAACATTCTGGATGAACCAGCGTGCCTGCTGGGCGGCCGGAGTGCAGAAATAGAAGAAATGATAGGCCGCGCGCGGAACGCCGGCGGCCTTCGTGCGCGACCAGTGCTCGTTGAAATACTCATCGAAGCGGTCGCCACCCTCCGTCGCCTTGATGAAGGCGAAGGAAATGCCGCTGGCCTTGGCGGTCGGCCAATCGACCGAGGTCTGGTATTTCGACACGTCGGTGCCGTGGACGGCATAGTTCCAGGGCGCGCCACTGTCCCATTCATGCGGCTTGGAATCGGCGAAGCGCGGCGCGCGCACGGCCACCGTCGGGCTACTGGAAGCGGACGGCGACAGCGGCGAGAGATCGTCCACCGTCGAGCAGGCGCCAAGCAGTGTCAGCATGAAAAGGGCCGCAAGACGGCGCATCGCAACTTCCAAGCCGGAATCAGCCGGTCGCTGATGGGTCTGTGAACCGATGGCCGACGACTGGTCGAGCCCCCTCCAGGCGATCGCCCCACAGCATCGCCCAGCATATCCATTTCTGTGCATGTCGTTGTCCCAAAACCGCTATGCGGTCTAGGGCGGCATGCATCCCCCGTGATCGCCGATCATGGTTGATAATCCGTTGACGGCGCTCGACAAGTATCCCGATTTGCGGAAGCAATGGCGGCAAATCGATGACATAAGGTCGGGCGAAAGCCCGGGAGGATGCGGATGCGGATCGTCGTCAAGATCGTCAGATGGGTGCTTGGCCTGATCGTGCTGGCGGTCGTCGCGCTGTTTGCCTGGCTTTACATCGCGCCACCCGAACTGATCCGCGTCGGCTCCGGCTATTCGGCCAAGATCGTCTGCTCCAACGTCTTCATAGCCGGGCGCGATCCCAATGAGGTGCTTGCCGTCGACGTGCAGGCGCCCGGACACCCGCTGCTGCGGCTGATGCGGGTCTCGGTCGACAAGAACCGGGGCACGGTCTCCGCCGGCCTGCTTGGCTTCCTCGGCAAAAGCGAGGCGGTTTCCCGCGATGGATTGGGCTGCACCTCGATACCCGACGGCGATGTCGGCAAGGCGCGGCGCACGGCGGTCCATGGCGAAACGTCGGCTGCCAGCCAGGACACGCTGTGGCCCGAGGGCGAGCGGGTCGAGGCATCGCAGGATCCGGTGATCGGCAAGCTGCTGGACGACGCGGCGCTGACCGGTACCGGCATGCGCGCGCTGGTCGTGGTCAAGAACGGCCGCGTCGTCGCCGAACGCTATGGCAACGGTTTTTCCGCCAAGACGCCGCTGCTTGGCTGGTCGATGACCAAGACGGTGAACGCCGCCATCATCGGCACGCTGGTCAAGGACGGCAAGATGGCCGTCGACAACAAGGGCCTGTTCGCGCCGTGGAAGGCGGATGGCCGCGCCGCCATCAGCCTTGCCGACATGATGGCGATGTCGAGCGGGCTGCAGTTCAACGAGGATTATGGCGACGTCGCCGACGTCACGCGCATGCTCTATCTCGAGCCCGACATGGCGGGCTTTGCCATATCCAAGCCGTTGGTGGGCGAGGTCGGCAAGGTGTTCTCCTATTCGAGCGGCACCGCGGTGATGCTGTCGCGGCTGTGGCAGGATGCGATCGGCGACAAGGCCAAGGCGCTGACATGGCCGCGCACGGCGCTGTTCGAGCCGCTCGGCATGCACAGCGCCGTGCTCGAAACCGACGAGCAGGGCACGTTCGTCGGCTCATCCTATCTCTACGCCACGGCGCATGATTGGGCCCGCTTCGGGCAGTTCCTGCTGCAAGGCGGGGTCTGGAACGGCAACCAAATCCTGCCGGCCGGCTTCGTCGACTGGATGCGCGAGCCGGCGCCGGCCTCGAAGGTCTACGGCAAGGGCCAGTTGTGGATCGAGGCGCCGGGCGACGAGGAAAATCCCGGCGCCGGTGTCGCGGCAGGCCTGCCCAAGGATACCTACTGGATGGAAGGCCATGACGGCCAGACGGTCACCATCATTCCGTCGGAGCAATTGGTGATCGTGCGGCTGGGGCTGACACCGGCCAAGCTCGGCTATCGCCCGCAGGCGATGGTGGGTGCGCTGGTGAAGGCGCTGCATTAGCTCTCTTTACCCTCCCCTTGATGGGGAGGGTCGGCGCGCAGCGCCGGGGTGGGGTGCCTAGCGCTTCATCCCCACCCGCGCCTTCGGCGCGACCTCCTCCATCGAGGGGGGAGGCAAGGTTGCGCGGCCCGATCACCGCCAGCCAGGCATAGCCGCGATAAAGCGTGCGGAAACGGAAGGTTGCGCCGGTTCGCCGAGATTCCGATTCCAGAACCTCGCGCAGCGATTCACGTGGCGAGACGTGAAATTTCCTCAGCCAGCCGCGCAGCAGAGTCTGGAACCAGTTGGGCAGGCCTTCCTGCTGACCGAAATCGACGACATGCAGCGAGCCGTTGGGGGCCAGCGCAGCAAGGGCTGCCGACACCGTCTTTTCCCATCCCGGGATCATCGACAGCGAATAGGACACGAAGACGCGGTCGAAGCGCTCGATGCCGTAGAGGGAGCCCGCATCGAAATCGGTGGCGTCGCCCCGTGCCAGCGTGACGCGGCCGGACAGGCCTTCGCGGTCGATCGCCTTGCGGGCGGTCTCCAGCATCTCGGCCGAGATATCGAGGCCGAAGAAGCGGGCGTCGGGATAGCGACGGGCGGCGAGGATGATGTTGCGGCCGGTGCCGCAGCCGAGTTCCAGCACGGTGCCGCCCGCCGGTACATCCAGTCCATCGATCAGCCGGTCGCGGCCGAGCAGGTAGTATTTGCGGGTCAGGTCGTAGATATGGCGTTGCCAGCGATAGACGCCGTCCATCAGTTCGGCGTGGCTGGCCTTGAATTCGGGGCTGGCCGGTAGCTCCGTCGTGCTCATGCCGGGCGCTTCACATAGAGGTGGAAGCCACCATAGATGGCCGAGCGATCGCGGGCCGAGAATTCGCGCGACGCCTCGTCCTGATAGTCCCACTGATCGAGCAGAGAGGTCGAGACACGGCCCGGCAGCAGGCTGGGTTCGGCGGCTGTGCGGAAGATGACGCGGGCCCCAGCGGAGGCGGTGCGGCTGATTTCCGACCACAGCGCATTGAGCTGATCAGCGGTCATCCAATCCTGCGCGTCGAGCAGGATGAAGCGGTCGACCGTGCCGGCATCCTTGCCGGCCAGGAATTCGATCAGATTGGCATGGTGGATGGCGACGCGGTCGATATTGCCGCGGATGGTGTCGTAGTTCTGCTTTTCCAGATAGGCGGGCAGGGCGGCCTCGCCGGGATTTGGATAGCGGCGGGCAAAGGCCTGCCAGGCGAAGTAATTGTTCTCCAGGGGAAAGTCGCAGGCGAGCTTTTCCAGCCGGGCCTTCAGCACGCTGGCCATGGTGCCGTCGCCGGAGGTGATCAGGGAATCATACTGCGCCGGCGGAATGCCGAGGCCGAACAGAGAAGCCTTGCGCGACGTCGCCCATTTCAGGAGCTTCTTGTCGAAGACCGGCGCCAGCTCCTCGTTGAAGAAGCGGCGCTGTTCGCCGATGTTCCTGGCTTCCATCATGCGGGCCGGGTTGACGCCGAAGAATTTGGCTGTGCGGTGGCCCATGGCGATGAACAGGCCAAGCAGGCCGGTCTGGTAGAAATTGCGGTCGAAGACACCGATGCGCCTGATGCCGCGCCAGTTGCGGCGCTCCCAGTAGTGGCGGCTCACCGGGTCGAGATGCGGCGCGATGAAACGGTCATAAGCTTGCGAATTGTGGCTGGTGTCGGCGGCGCCGAAGAAGCGGAACAGGTCGCCCTGCGAGGGCAGGCGGCGCACCGCTTCCAGCTTCATGCGGTTCAGCGCGATGTGCGCGGCGTTGAGGTCGACGGCGTCGATCCGTGCCGGCGAGCGGGTGAGGTAGGCCAGGATGTTGCAGCCACCGGAAGCGATCGTGACGATGCGGTGACCCTGGCCAAGCTGCATGGCCTCCATGTCGACATCGGGGTCTTCCCAGATCTGCGGATAGACGAGGCCGGAGAACAGAAGGGCGAACAGCCGCTCCGAGATGCCGGCTTTGGAAAGCGCGCGGTTCTGGTAGACGGCCTTTCCAACTTCCTTGCCGCGGCGAAAAACCAGATCCGAGGAGACGTCCGTCATGACAAAGTGATTCCCCATTTGCTTTGGCGCAAGCGGGTAGCGCAGGGTCATGACAGGCCGGTGACAGGCTGTTGACGTGTTCTTTACAGCTTGCCAAACCCACCCGGTGTCGGCGTCGTCAGGATAACTGCCTCACCGGCATCAAGCATGGTCTGGTCGCAGGCCTTCAGCACGTCGACCGTCCCGTCCTTGCGGCGCACCTTGGTCGAGCCGACCTCGCCATCCCCGCCACCGTCCAGCCCCCGCGGCGGGCGGTTGCGGTGCGAGGACAGGATCGCGCATTCCATCTTCTCGAGGAAGCGTATGGTGCGTTTGGTGCCGTCGCCGGCATCCCACTTACCCTTGCCGCCGGAGCCCTCGCGGATGTGGAAATCCTCCAGCACCACGGGAAAGCGCAGTTCCAGCACCTCGGGATCGGTGAGGCGCGAATTGGTCATGTGGGTATGCACGCCGGAGGTGCCGGCAAAGCCGCGGCCGGAATTCATCTGGCCTGCCGGCGAGCCGGAACAGATCGTCTCGTAGTACTGGTACTTCTTGTTGCCGAAGGTCAAATTGTTCATCGTTCCCTGCGCATTGGCCATGGCGCCCATGGCGCCGAACAGCGCATTGGTGACATGCTGCGAGGTCTCGACATTGCCTGCGACGACAGCGGCGGGGTAGGCGGGCTTCAGCATGCAGCCATCGGGAATGACGATATTGATTGGCCGCAGGCACCCGGCATTCATCGGGATCATGTCCTCGACCATGACGCGGAAGGCGTAGAGGACCGCCGCGCGGGCGACGGGCTCCGGCGCGTTGAAATTGTTCTTCATGACAGGTGACGTGCCGGTGAAGTCGACTGTCGCCTCGCGCTTTTGCCGGTCGACCGATATCTTCACCTTGATCACCTGGCCGGTATCCGTGGAGTATTCATAGGCCGACGTGTCCGGCAGCCGCTCGATCACCCGCCGCACGCTTTCGGCGGCGTTGTCCTGGACGTGCCCCATATAGGCCTCGACGACATCAAGGCCGAAATGCGCGACCATCTTGCGCAACTCGGCGACGCCTTTCTCGTTGGCGGCGATCTGCGCCTTGAGGTCGGCGATGTTCTGATGCGGGTTGCGGGCCGGGTAGGGGTGATCGGTCAGCAGCGTCTGCAGTTCCGTCTCGCGGAAGCGGCCGCGGTCGACGATGCGGAAATTGTCGAACAGCACGCCTTCCTCGTCCACCGTGGTGGCCAGCGGCGTCATCGAGCCGGGCGCGGTGCCGCCAATATCGGCGTGGTGGCCGCGCGAGGCAACGTAGAAGAGAATTTCCTCCCCCCTTGAGGGGGAGGTGGCGGCGAAGCCGCCGGAGGGGGGCGGATCGACCGGGCTCGGCGCTCTTGCGGTGCCTTCTGAGAGGACCCCACCCGGCCGCTGCGCGGCCACCCTCCCCTCGAGGGGGAGGGAAAAGACGGGCGTCACCACCGTGATGTCGGGCAGATGCGTGCCGCCATTATAAGGCGCGTTGAGGGCAAAGACGTCGCCGGGGTGGATGTCGCCGGAGTTCAGCCGGATGATGGTTTCGACCGAACGGTCCATCGAGCCGAGGTGCACCGGCATATGCGGCGCGTTGGCGACCAGCGCCCCGGTGTGGTCGAAGACGGCGCAGGAAAAATCCAGCCTTTCCTTGATGTTGACGGAGTAGGCGGTGTTCTGCAAGGTGACACCCATCTGCTCGGCGATCGACATGAACAGGTTGTTGAAGACTTCGAGCATCACCGGGTCGGCCGATGTGCCAAGGGCGGCGGCCCGCGCCTTCCTTTCGGTGCGGCGGATCACGACGTGGTTGAGGTTGGTGATTTCGGCCCGCCAGCCCGGTTCGACAACGATGGTCTGGTTCGGTTCGATGATGAGAGCGGGGCCCGGGACCAGATTGGATGGGCGCAGGTTTTCGCGACGATGGATGCCGGCTTCATGCCACCGGCCTTCGGTGTAGATGCGCCGCGTTCCAGAAGCGCCAGCTTCAATCCTCGCAGGTCCGGCGGGCGCATAGGCTTCGGCGCTGCTCTCGTCTATTTCGCTGCCCTCGACGCCGACCGTCTCGACGATCATCGGCTTGTCGTCATAGACGAAGCCGAATTGCGCCTTGTGGGCGATTTCGAAATCGCGCTTCGCCTGGAAAATCGAGTCGCTTTCGAAATTCACCGGCAGTGTCGTGTCGGTGCCGTCATAGCGGATGTGCAGCACGGGCCTGGTCGCAACCTTGTCCTCGGCGATCCCTTGGGCCGCAAGCTCGGCGATGACGGCCTTTTTCAGGATGGCGATGAGGCTGCCGATCTCCGTTCTGGATTCTTCGGCAAGCGGCTTGAGCAATGCCTGCTGGCGCGAGGCAAAGACGGACGCCAGGCCGATCCCGTAAGCCGAAAGCAGGCCGGAGAAGGGATGGATCAGCACCGCCTCCATGCCGAGCGCATCGGCGACCAGGCATGCGTGCTGGCCGCCGGCGCCGCCGAAGCAGTTCAGCAGATATTCGGTGACGTCGTAGCCGCGCTGCACGGAAATCTTCTTGATGGCGTTGGCCATGTTCTCGACGGCGATGGTGACGAAGCCTTCGGCAACCGCCTCCGGCGAGCGGCCATCGCCGATTTCGGCGGCAAGGGCCGCGAATTTCGCGCGCACCGTTCCGACGTCGAGCGGCTGGTCCTGGCCGGGACCGAAGATCGCCGGGAAGAAATCGGGCTGCAGCTTGCCGAGCATCACGTTGGCGTCGGTGACGGCCAGCGGGCCGCCGCGCCGGTAGGCGGCGGGGCCGGGATTGGCGCCCGCGGAGTCCGGTCCGGCGCGAAAACGGCCGGCCTCGTAATGCAGGATCGAACCACCGCCGGCGGCGACGGTGTGGATGCGCATCATCGGGGCGCGGACGCGCACGCCGGCGACCTCCGTGTCGAAAGCGCGTTCGTACTCGCCATCATAGTGGGCGACGTCGGTGGACGTACCGCCCATGTCGAAGCCGATGACCTTGTCGAAGCCGGCGAGCTTCGCCGTCTCGACCATGCCGACAACGCCGCCAGCCGGACCCGACAGCAGCGCGTCCTTGCCCTGGAACATGTCGGCGGCGGTGAGGCCACCCGAGGACATCATGAACATGAGATGGGGACTTTCCCTCCCCCTTGAGGGGAGGGTCGCGGCAAAGCCGCCGGGTGGGGTCGGTTCAACCGGGCTCAACGTTCTGCCTCCCGAGAGGACCCCCTCTGGCTGCTTCGCGGCTTGCCCTTCGCTATGGTTCCGGGCGTTCGTTGCTGAAAAAGCCAAATCGTTGGCTTTTTCCCGGCCTTCGGCCGATCGCCCCAACTCGAGAGGGGAGAGGACGCCGAGCTCCAGCCCGACCTTCCGCACATACCGCGACAGGATGGGCGACAGATAGGCGTCGACCACGGTGGTGTCGCCGCGGCCGACCAGCTTGATCAGCGGCGAGACCTCGTGGCTGACCGAGACCTGGCTGAAACCCAGCTTGCGGCAGACCTTTGCCACCGCCTTCTCGTGGTCGGGGTATTTCCAGGCGTGCATGAAGACGATTGCGACGGCATCGATGCCGTCGGCCTTCGCCTGCTCGATCGCCGGCCGGCAAGCGGCGATGTCGAGCAGCCGTTCGACGCAGCCATCGGCCAGCACGCGTTCGTCGATCTCGATGACGCGCTCATAGAGCTGCTCGGGAAGGATGATTTCCTTGGCGAAGATATCGGGCCGCGCCTGGTAGGCGATCCTGAGCGCATCGCGAAACCCCTTGGTGATGAGCAGGAGCACGCGGTCGCCCTTGCGCTCCAGAAGCGCGTTGGTCGCGACCGTGGTGCCCATCTTGATATCGCCGATCAGGCCGGATGGGATCGTGGCGCCCGATTCAACGCCGAGCAGGTCGCGGATGCCCTGGATGGCGGCATCGGCATAGGCTTCGGGGTTTTCCGAAAGCAGTTTGCGCGGGTGCAGCCGCCCTTGCGGGTCACGGCCGATGACATCCGTGAAGGTGCCGCCGCGATCGATCCAGAAATCCCATTTCGCGGCCATGGCTGTCGTCTCCGGCATTTCGTTTCAGGTTTCGTTGTTAATGCGCCAACGCGCCGGCAGCAACGCATCCCGTTGATGTTACATGCAGAAACGCAACGTTACGAAACTCATGACCGCGTGGTGCATTGTCTGTCCGAGCGCTCACGCAATTCGGGCGTGTATTGAAGGAGAGATATTATGAAAAAGCTCATTCTAGCTTCCGTGTCCGCCCTTGCCCTGCTGGGCGTCGCAGCCTGCAGCGACAGCGGCACAGACAAGACCACCACGCAGAGCACCAATCCGCCGGCTGCCGAGCAGCCGATGAAGCCCGCGGCACCGGCTGACAATTCGACCAAGCCTGCCGAGCCGGCTCCGGCAACGCCCGCTCCTGCGCCCGCGCAGTAGTTTGTAAGCAGTAAAAGTGTCTTGGGAGGAAGGGCCGGCGTTTCGCCGGCCTTTTCTTGCTAGGGGTAGCCAGACCGACAAAGTGCCTCTCGATCACGGACCCGGACAGGCCGTTATTGGCTTGATAGCGGGGACCGGTTGGCTCTATGAAGCGGGCCATGTCGATTTGGGATCGCCTCGGCGAATTTATCACTCGGGTATCGTCTTCAGCGACGTCGGGCGTTGCCGACGTCGTCGAGGCCGTGCGCACGGTATTCTCCGGAGATGCGGATCTGCGCCGCCGCGTCGCCTTCTCGGTGGCGATGATCGCGCTATCGGCCAAGATGGCCAAGGCAGACGGCATCGTCACCCAGGACGAGGTGCGCGCCTTCCAGGAAATATTCGAAGTGCCGCCGAAGGAGACGCGCAACGTCGCAAGGCTGTTCGATCTCGCCCAGAAGGACGTGGCCGGGTTCGAAACCTATGCCGAGCGCATGGCACAGCTGTGCGGTTCCGGTCATTCCAATTGCGTCATGCTGGAAGACATACTCGACGGCCTGTTCCATATCGCCAAGGCCGATGGGCTGGTGCACGAGCGCGAAGGCATCTTCCTGCACCGTATCGCCGAGATATTCCGGATCGACGAAGCGCATTACGAATCGATCCTGGCCCGCCACGTCAATCTTGGCGCCGGCGATCCCTACGTCGTGCTCGGCATCGAGCGCGGCAAGCCGTTCGAGGAGGTCAAGAAGCGGTATCGCAAGCTGGTTTCCGACAATCACCCGGACCGGCTGATCGCGCGCGGCCTGCCGCAGGAATTCATCAAGATCGCGACGACCAGGGTCGCGGCGATCAACGCCGCCTATGAAATGATCGAGCGGGGCCTGCGACACGTAT is part of the Mesorhizobium loti genome and encodes:
- a CDS encoding serine hydrolase domain-containing protein, with the protein product MRIVVKIVRWVLGLIVLAVVALFAWLYIAPPELIRVGSGYSAKIVCSNVFIAGRDPNEVLAVDVQAPGHPLLRLMRVSVDKNRGTVSAGLLGFLGKSEAVSRDGLGCTSIPDGDVGKARRTAVHGETSAASQDTLWPEGERVEASQDPVIGKLLDDAALTGTGMRALVVVKNGRVVAERYGNGFSAKTPLLGWSMTKTVNAAIIGTLVKDGKMAVDNKGLFAPWKADGRAAISLADMMAMSSGLQFNEDYGDVADVTRMLYLEPDMAGFAISKPLVGEVGKVFSYSSGTAVMLSRLWQDAIGDKAKALTWPRTALFEPLGMHSAVLETDEQGTFVGSSYLYATAHDWARFGQFLLQGGVWNGNQILPAGFVDWMREPAPASKVYGKGQLWIEAPGDEENPGAGVAAGLPKDTYWMEGHDGQTVTIIPSEQLVIVRLGLTPAKLGYRPQAMVGALVKALH
- a CDS encoding J domain-containing protein; its protein translation is MSIWDRLGEFITRVSSSATSGVADVVEAVRTVFSGDADLRRRVAFSVAMIALSAKMAKADGIVTQDEVRAFQEIFEVPPKETRNVARLFDLAQKDVAGFETYAERMAQLCGSGHSNCVMLEDILDGLFHIAKADGLVHEREGIFLHRIAEIFRIDEAHYESILARHVNLGAGDPYVVLGIERGKPFEEVKKRYRKLVSDNHPDRLIARGLPQEFIKIATTRVAAINAAYEMIERGLRHV
- a CDS encoding DUF3419 family protein, with the protein product MTLRYPLAPKQMGNHFVMTDVSSDLVFRRGKEVGKAVYQNRALSKAGISERLFALLFSGLVYPQIWEDPDVDMEAMQLGQGHRIVTIASGGCNILAYLTRSPARIDAVDLNAAHIALNRMKLEAVRRLPSQGDLFRFFGAADTSHNSQAYDRFIAPHLDPVSRHYWERRNWRGIRRIGVFDRNFYQTGLLGLFIAMGHRTAKFFGVNPARMMEARNIGEQRRFFNEELAPVFDKKLLKWATSRKASLFGLGIPPAQYDSLITSGDGTMASVLKARLEKLACDFPLENNYFAWQAFARRYPNPGEAALPAYLEKQNYDTIRGNIDRVAIHHANLIEFLAGKDAGTVDRFILLDAQDWMTADQLNALWSEISRTASAGARVIFRTAAEPSLLPGRVSTSLLDQWDYQDEASREFSARDRSAIYGGFHLYVKRPA
- a CDS encoding hydantoinase B/oxoprolinase family protein; the encoded protein is MAAKWDFWIDRGGTFTDVIGRDPQGRLHPRKLLSENPEAYADAAIQGIRDLLGVESGATIPSGLIGDIKMGTTVATNALLERKGDRVLLLITKGFRDALRIAYQARPDIFAKEIILPEQLYERVIEIDERVLADGCVERLLDIAACRPAIEQAKADGIDAVAIVFMHAWKYPDHEKAVAKVCRKLGFSQVSVSHEVSPLIKLVGRGDTTVVDAYLSPILSRYVRKVGLELGVLSPLELGRSAEGREKANDLAFSATNARNHSEGQAAKQPEGVLSGGRTLSPVEPTPPGGFAATLPSRGRESPHLMFMMSSGGLTAADMFQGKDALLSGPAGGVVGMVETAKLAGFDKVIGFDMGGTSTDVAHYDGEYERAFDTEVAGVRVRAPMMRIHTVAAGGGSILHYEAGRFRAGPDSAGANPGPAAYRRGGPLAVTDANVMLGKLQPDFFPAIFGPGQDQPLDVGTVRAKFAALAAEIGDGRSPEAVAEGFVTIAVENMANAIKKISVQRGYDVTEYLLNCFGGAGGQHACLVADALGMEAVLIHPFSGLLSAYGIGLASVFASRQQALLKPLAEESRTEIGSLIAILKKAVIAELAAQGIAEDKVATRPVLHIRYDGTDTTLPVNFESDSIFQAKRDFEIAHKAQFGFVYDDKPMIVETVGVEGSEIDESSAEAYAPAGPARIEAGASGTRRIYTEGRWHEAGIHRRENLRPSNLVPGPALIIEPNQTIVVEPGWRAEITNLNHVVIRRTERKARAAALGTSADPVMLEVFNNLFMSIAEQMGVTLQNTAYSVNIKERLDFSCAVFDHTGALVANAPHMPVHLGSMDRSVETIIRLNSGDIHPGDVFALNAPYNGGTHLPDITVVTPVFSLPLEGRVAAQRPGGVLSEGTARAPSPVDPPPSGGFAATSPSRGEEILFYVASRGHHADIGGTAPGSMTPLATTVDEEGVLFDNFRIVDRGRFRETELQTLLTDHPYPARNPHQNIADLKAQIAANEKGVAELRKMVAHFGLDVVEAYMGHVQDNAAESVRRVIERLPDTSAYEYSTDTGQVIKVKISVDRQKREATVDFTGTSPVMKNNFNAPEPVARAAVLYAFRVMVEDMIPMNAGCLRPINIVIPDGCMLKPAYPAAVVAGNVETSQHVTNALFGAMGAMANAQGTMNNLTFGNKKYQYYETICSGSPAGQMNSGRGFAGTSGVHTHMTNSRLTDPEVLELRFPVVLEDFHIREGSGGKGKWDAGDGTKRTIRFLEKMECAILSSHRNRPPRGLDGGGDGEVGSTKVRRKDGTVDVLKACDQTMLDAGEAVILTTPTPGGFGKL
- a CDS encoding glycoside hydrolase family 25 protein is translated as MRRLAALFMLTLLGACSTVDDLSPLSPSASSSPTVAVRAPRFADSKPHEWDSGAPWNYAVHGTDVSKYQTSVDWPTAKASGISFAFIKATEGGDRFDEYFNEHWSRTKAAGVPRAAYHFFYFCTPAAQQARWFIQNVPVDRSAMPPVLDMEWNPKSPTCRLRPDPATVRAEMTTFLEIVERHYGKKPIIYTSVDFFDDNELSSFRGYPYWLRSVAGHPREKYGSHPFTFWQYTGTGIVPGMTGKSDINVFNGSEAAWNKWLRQNTR